One Siniperca chuatsi isolate FFG_IHB_CAS linkage group LG5, ASM2008510v1, whole genome shotgun sequence DNA window includes the following coding sequences:
- the myl2b gene encoding myosin, light chain 2b, regulatory, cardiac, slow translates to MSPKKAKKRADGAGSNVFSMFEQAQIQEFKEAFTIMDQNRDGFIDKNDLRDTFAALGRLNVKQEELDEMVKEAPGPINFTVFLTMFGEKLKGADPEETILNAFKVFDPEGKGMLKKDFLTEMLTTQADRFSPEEMEQMFAAFPPDVAGNLDYNNLVHVITHGEEKDQE, encoded by the exons ATG TCCCCgaagaaagcaaagaagagaGCAGATGGAGCCGGCTCCAATGTGTTCTCCATGTTTGAACAGGCCCAGATCCAGGAGTTCAAAGAA GCTTTTACTATCATGGACCAAAACAGAGACGGTTTCATTGACAAGAATGACCTGAGAGACACTTTTGCAGCTTTAG GCCGTTTAAATGTCAAGCAGGAAGAGCTTGATGAGATGGTGAAGGAGGCGCCAGGACCGATTAATTTCACAGTCTTTCTCACCATGTTTGGAGAGAAGCTAAAAG GTGCTGACCCGGAGGAGACCATCCTCAACGCTTTCAAAGTCTTTGATCCTGAGGGGAAAGGAATGTTAAAGAAAGACTT CTTGACAGAGATGTTGACGACCCAGGCAGACAGGTTCTCCCCTGAAGAG ATGGAACAGATGTTTGCGGCATTTCCACCAGATGTAGCAGGAAACCTAGACTACAACAACCTGGTCCACGTCATCACACATGGTGAAGAGAAAGATCAAGAATAG